A window of Streptomyces broussonetiae genomic DNA:
CGCCCAGGCCCTGGGCATCGCGACGGTCTACCAGGACCTTGCGCTGTGCGACAACATCGACGTCGTCGGCAACCTGTTCCTCGGCCGTGAGCTGAAGAAGTGGGGCGTCCTGGACGAGGTCGAGATGGAGCGCCGCTCCCGCGAGCTGCTCACCACGCTGTCGATCCGCATCCCCAGCGTCCGCATCCCGATCGCCTCGCTCTCCGGCGGTCAGCGCCAGACCGTGGCCATCGCCCGCTCCATGCTCGGCGAGCCCAAGCTGGTGATCCTCGACGAGCCCACCGCCGCCCTCGGCGTCGAGCAGACCGCCCAGGTCCTCGACCTCGTGGAGCGGCTGCGTGAGCGTGGCCTCGCCGTCATTCTCATCAGCCACAACATGGCGGACGTGAAGGCGGTGGCCGACAAGGTCGCCGTTCTGCGCCTCGGCCGCAACAACGGCGTCTTCGAGGTCAAGACGACCTCGCAGGAGGAGATCATCTCCGCCATCACCGGCGCCACCGACAACGCCGTGACCCGCCGTGCGGCGCGCACGACCGGGGAGGTTTCCCAGTGAGCATCGACAAGACCTCCGCGAGCGCCGACAAGGCCCCGGCGCCGGACGCGCCCGCCGTGGAGAACCCCGAGGCCGCGGCCGCAGCGGTCACCGCGGTCGACCCGCGCCTGCTGGTGCAGCAAGAGGGCCTGCTCGGCTACTGGCACGAGTTCAAGCGGAAGATGAAGGCCGGTGAGCTGGGTTCCCTCCCGGTCATCCTGGGCCTCGCGATCATCTGCATCATCTTCCAGGTCCTGAACTCCAACTTCCTGTCCGCGCAGAACATCAACGACATCACGATCACGATGGTCGGCACGGGCATGATCTCGGTCGGCATCGTCTTCGTGCTGCTGCTCGGCGAGATCGACCTGTCCGTCGGCTCGGTCAGCGGCGCGGCCAGCGCCCTCGCCGGTGTCCTCGCGGTCAACCAGGGCTGGCCCGAGTGGACGGCCGTGCTCATCGCGTTGGCCGCCGGTGTCGCCATCGGCGCGCTGCACGGCTTCTTCTTCGCGGTCCTCGGAGCCCCCGCCTTCGCCGTCACCCTGGCCGGACTGCTGTTCTGGCTGGGCTTCATGCTGAAGGTGCTCGGCGCCGACGGCACGATCAACCTCGACCCGAACGGCCTGGTCGGCAAGCTGACCACGTACTACTTCTCGGACGTGGCCGCCGCCTACGGACTGGCCGTCGTCGTGGTCGGCGTGTTCTTCCTCACCTCCTTCCTGAGCAACCGGCGCCGGGAGGCCGCGGGCGTGCCGGCCCGGCCGCTCAGCGACACGATCCTGCGCACGGCGCTGCTGGCCGTGATCTCCTTCGCCGCGGCCTACATGTACAACCAGTACAAGGGTCTGCCGCTGGCCACGGTGATCTTCGTCTTCTTCCTGGTCGCCACGGACTTCGTGCTGCGGCGCACGTCGTACGGCCGCAAGATCTTCGCGCTCGGCGGCAGCGTGGAGGCTTCGCGCCGTGCGGGTATCAACGTCACCGCGGTGCGGATCTCCGTCTTCGCCATCTCCGGCGGTTTCGCGGCGATCGGCGGTCTGTTCCTGGCATCGAAGATCGCGTCGGCGAACCAGAGCGCCGGCACCGGTGACCTGCTGATGAACGCCATCGCGGCGGCCGTCATCGGTGGTACGTCGCTCTTCGGCGGCCGGGGTCGTACCTGGAACGCGCTGCTCGGTGTGCTGGTGATCGTCTCGATCCAGTACGGGCTCCAGCTGGAGTCCATCGCGGAGCCGGTGAAGTACATGATCACCGCCGCGGTTCTGCTCACCACCGTGGTGATCGACTCCATCACCCGCAAGACGCAGAAGACGGCCGGTCGTGCATAGCAAGAAGTAGGAACAGTTGCCCGGTGCCTGAAAGGTGCCGGGCGCTGTCGTGTTGTGCAAAGTCAGAACATTAGACTCGGGCGAGCCCGGCAAAGCTCGATCAGCTCTACTGCAAGGAGGCACGGGTGCCGCTGCTGACCCGCATCAGGGGACCGCGCGATCTGGACCGGCTCAGCCTGGAGGAGCTGGACCAGCTGGCACAGGAGATCCGGACCTTCCTCGTCGACGCGGTCTCCAAGACCGGCGGCCACCTCGGCCCCAACCTGGGCGTGGTCGAGCTCACCATCGCCCTGCACCGCGTCTTCGACTCCCCCAGGGACAAGGTCCTGTGGGACACGGGCCACCAGTCGTACGTGCACAAGCTGCTCACCGGCCGGCAGGACTTCTCCAGGCTGAAGATGAAGGGCGGCCTGTCGGGCTACCCCGCGCAGGCCGAGTCCGAGCACGACGTCATCGAGAACAGCCACGCCTCCACGGTCCTCGGCTGGGCCGACGGCATCGCCAAGGCCAACCAGCTCAAGCGGCGCGACAGCCATGTCGTGGCCGTCATCGGTGACGGTGCGCTCACCGGCGGTATGGCCTGGGAGGCGCTGAACAACATCGCCGACGCCAAGGACCGCCCGCTGGTCATCGTCGTCAACGACAACGAACGGTCGTACGCGCCCACCATCGGCGGCCTCGCCAACCACCTGGCCACGCTGCGCACGACGGACGGCTACGAGCGGTTCCTCGCCCGCGGGAAGGACCTGCTGGAGCGGACCCCCGTCGTCGGCAGGCCGCTGTACGAGACCCTGCACGGCGCGAAGAAGGGGCTGAAGGACTTCATCGCCCCGCAGGGCATGTTCGAGGACCTGGGCCTGAAGTACGTCGGCCCGATCGACGGCCACGACATCGAGGCGCTGGAGTCGGCGCTGGCCCGGGCCAAACGGTTCGGCGGCCCGGTGATCGTGCACTGCCTGACCGAGAAGGGCCGCGGCTACCAGCCCGCCCTGCAGGACGAGGCCGACCGCTTCCACGGCATCGGACCCATCCACCCCGACACCGGCCTGCCGATCAAGGCCTCCGGCGCCGACTGGACCTCCGTCTTCGGTGACGAGATGGTCGAGCTGGGCAAGGAGCGCGACGACATCGTGGCGATCACGGCGGCCATGCTCCAGCCGGTCGGCCTGAAGAAGTTCGCCGACACCTTCCCGGACCGGATCTACGACGTCGGCATCGCCGAGCAGCACGGCGCCGTCTCCGCCGCGGGCCTGGCGTACGCCGGACTGCACCCCGTCTTCGCCGTGTACGCCACCTTCCTCAACCGCGCCTTCGACCAGGTCCTCATGGACGTGGCCCTGCACAAGTGCGGGGTCACCTTCGTGCTGGACCGGGCCGGCGTCACCGGAACGGACGGTGCCTCCCACAACGGCATGTGGGACATGTCGATCCTCCAGGTGGTGCCCGGCCTCAGGCTGGCCGCGCCGCGCGACGCCGAGCAGGTGCGCGCCCAGCTCAGGGAGGCCGTCGCCGTGGACGACGCGCCGACCGTGGTCCGCTTCTCCAAGGGTGCCGTCGGGCCTGCCGTACCCGCCGTGGGCCGGATCGGCGCCATGGACGTGCTGCGCGAGCCCGGCGCCGACAAGCCGGACGTGCTGCTGGTCTCGGTGGGCGCGCTCGCCCCGATGTGCCTGGAGATCGCGGCCCTGCTCGACAAGCAGGGCATCTCCACCACCGTGGTCGACCCGCGCTGGGTCAAGCCCGTCGACGAGGCCATGGCCCCGTTGGCCGAGCGGCACCGGGTCGTCGTCACCGTCGAGGACAACAGCCGGGTCGGCGGTGTCGGCTCCGCCGTCGCCCAGGCCCTGCGCGACGCGGGTGTCGATGTGCCGCTGCGTGACTTCGGTATTCCGCCCCGCTTCCTCGACCACGCCTCCCGCGGCGAGGTGCTCACCGAGATCGGCCTGACCGCCCCGGACATCGCCCGTCAGGTCACCGGGCTGGTCTCCAAGCTGGACGGCCGCTTCGACCGTACGGCCGCAGAGGTGGACTCGGTGGAGCCCGCCCGCGACTGACCGGAACGCGCCCCCACGGGCCGGTTCCGCCACTTCCTGCGGTGGCGGAACCGGCCCGTGTGCGTGAACCTGCCCGTACCGGGGCATACGCGTCCTGGCCCTCCCGGTCGGCCGGCCGTGCCCGGCCTTGTCGGGAAACCCACAAGCGTGGGAGGTAGGCACGTGAGCAGCGCGCTGTTCAGGACGAAGAACGTCGAGCAGTCCATCGAGGACACCGAGGAGCCGGAGCACTCGCTCAAGAAGTCCCTCTCCGCGCTCGACCTGACCGTCTTCGGCGTCGGGGTCATCATCGGCACCGGCATCTTCGTCCTCACCGGGCAGGTCGCCAAGAACAACGCCGGCCCGGCGGTGTCCCTGGCCTTCGTGGTGGCCGGCGTGGTCTGCGGGCTCGCCGCTCTGTGCTACGCCGAGTTC
This region includes:
- the dxs gene encoding 1-deoxy-D-xylulose-5-phosphate synthase produces the protein MPLLTRIRGPRDLDRLSLEELDQLAQEIRTFLVDAVSKTGGHLGPNLGVVELTIALHRVFDSPRDKVLWDTGHQSYVHKLLTGRQDFSRLKMKGGLSGYPAQAESEHDVIENSHASTVLGWADGIAKANQLKRRDSHVVAVIGDGALTGGMAWEALNNIADAKDRPLVIVVNDNERSYAPTIGGLANHLATLRTTDGYERFLARGKDLLERTPVVGRPLYETLHGAKKGLKDFIAPQGMFEDLGLKYVGPIDGHDIEALESALARAKRFGGPVIVHCLTEKGRGYQPALQDEADRFHGIGPIHPDTGLPIKASGADWTSVFGDEMVELGKERDDIVAITAAMLQPVGLKKFADTFPDRIYDVGIAEQHGAVSAAGLAYAGLHPVFAVYATFLNRAFDQVLMDVALHKCGVTFVLDRAGVTGTDGASHNGMWDMSILQVVPGLRLAAPRDAEQVRAQLREAVAVDDAPTVVRFSKGAVGPAVPAVGRIGAMDVLREPGADKPDVLLVSVGALAPMCLEIAALLDKQGISTTVVDPRWVKPVDEAMAPLAERHRVVVTVEDNSRVGGVGSAVAQALRDAGVDVPLRDFGIPPRFLDHASRGEVLTEIGLTAPDIARQVTGLVSKLDGRFDRTAAEVDSVEPARD
- a CDS encoding sugar ABC transporter permease; translation: MSIDKTSASADKAPAPDAPAVENPEAAAAAVTAVDPRLLVQQEGLLGYWHEFKRKMKAGELGSLPVILGLAIICIIFQVLNSNFLSAQNINDITITMVGTGMISVGIVFVLLLGEIDLSVGSVSGAASALAGVLAVNQGWPEWTAVLIALAAGVAIGALHGFFFAVLGAPAFAVTLAGLLFWLGFMLKVLGADGTINLDPNGLVGKLTTYYFSDVAAAYGLAVVVVGVFFLTSFLSNRRREAAGVPARPLSDTILRTALLAVISFAAAYMYNQYKGLPLATVIFVFFLVATDFVLRRTSYGRKIFALGGSVEASRRAGINVTAVRISVFAISGGFAAIGGLFLASKIASANQSAGTGDLLMNAIAAAVIGGTSLFGGRGRTWNALLGVLVIVSIQYGLQLESIAEPVKYMITAAVLLTTVVIDSITRKTQKTAGRA
- a CDS encoding ATP-binding cassette domain-containing protein; its protein translation is MVHVSATPVLALRGVSKRFGAVQALTDVELEVHAGEVVALVGDNGAGKSTLVKTIAGVHPIDEGAIEWDGNAVTISRPHDAQALGIATVYQDLALCDNIDVVGNLFLGRELKKWGVLDEVEMERRSRELLTTLSIRIPSVRIPIASLSGGQRQTVAIARSMLGEPKLVILDEPTAALGVEQTAQVLDLVERLRERGLAVILISHNMADVKAVADKVAVLRLGRNNGVFEVKTTSQEEIISAITGATDNAVTRRAARTTGEVSQ